A genome region from Drosophila simulans strain w501 chromosome 2R, Prin_Dsim_3.1, whole genome shotgun sequence includes the following:
- the LOC6733608 gene encoding protein transport protein Sec31A isoform X1 — protein sequence MKIKELQKTVNIAWSPAQQQQILLAAGTAAQQFDSNANSTLELYSPNFSDATYDLELRASVSSQYKFQKLIWSPVGPHPSGLIVGGCEAGQINIYSADKLLAGKEEPLLKRQDKHTGAVSGLDFNPFQNNLLASCASESEILIWDLNNPETSMSPGAKTQPLEDVKNVAWNRQVQHILASVFSTRCVIWDLRKSQQIIKLSDSQSRVRWHAIEWHPEAATQVWLASEDDQAPVVQLWDLRYATAPAKTYQIHERGVLGMSWCLQDNDLMVSCGKDNRIYCWNPNTKIPEGEILSEVATTASWYSDVQFCPRNPALIASASLEGAVSIYSLHGGTHHLVQTANKIADSFPGMDQFAQEPIPQQATQVVYHDLAHAPKWMKRPCGVAFGFGGKLVSFNGTSKTVKVQQLTTESALVDRANALERSLVDANYSDYCRQRADETPDQHGRYIWYFIKANFELNPKEEMLNLLGYNKDDIDSKFNKFIKETDGNSHSDVDTLTTRISTLTHSDSSEVECDQSTNYSTDNSQTQDNKFDGNAIDSQNHNDFATPPRPQFKVPSGDHSDSLIAEAILTGNVDAAVELCLEAQRIPEALIIASTAGIETLNRTQTRYLLQQKNELSHVISALVSRDWLDFVNRCTVDSWKEALVAALKHSERKVVDICERLGDRLLSECASSAEFTRNAMLCYICAGSIDKLVTAWYQLKRLEQQNPGYKPNTTELQDLAEMVMLMCKSLEQQGISVDLAGRFAGFLTEYGGLLASQGALTAALQYITTLGGGAASESDVLQSLRDRINNAVNLDYTQPQAPVAAAPHGYQQTRGRGSFSQPQPSAPIPYGQPPNQYAQPSWPTQVPPLQTSYPGAQQPQAPPQIFNPQPVKPEPLAQPPRPLSNASSSGGPPPAGGASSSGGSGLSGRSKYVLDPSVAAPTSSYGMPYNPVPAPVPSAVPFGGGGVPGPAPQPASVPTYNSNAFNTNPIAAAQPYNPSPFMPAQQNQFVPGVNPIETMQPPAAPPVIQNVQRNPTPPPGWNDPPALKSSRAPKPKPVVEPSAAIFHPLFPVDPNQNQNGYVDPSQYQHAAPPGGVPNTYYNPAAFNNNPQQQQQHQQSYLQPQQPASGIPSQGGLQQQNWQGQQQTIGYTEQPAPIQQQRQPAPPKEKPPLPEEYIYLQTVLEELKNRCLGATNDPRTKRKFVDVVKRLENLYDCLRDGKLTPTTVQYLNQIVQYIQISDYANALEIHTQIAFGTDFAQCAGFMQGLKVLLQSASELQLVLR from the exons ATGAAGATTAAGGAACTGCAAAAGACGGTGAACATCGCCTGGTCgccggcgcagcagcagcagattcTCCTGGCCGCCGGCACCGCCGCCCAACAATTCGATTCCAATGCCAATTCCACTCTGGAGTTGTACTCCCCGAACTTCAGCGATGCCACATACGATCTGGAGCTGAGGGCCAGCGTGTCCAGCCAGTACAA GTTCCAAAAACTCATCTGGAGCCCAGTGGGACCACACCCCAGTGGCCTGATTGTGGGCGGCTGCGAGGCGGGGCAGATCAACATATACTCAGCCGACAAGCTGCTAGCCGGCAAGGAGGAGCCGCTTCTGAAGCGCCAGGACAAGCACACAGGCGCCGTTAGCGGGTTGGACTTCAATCCCTTCCAGAACAACCTGCTGGCCTCATGCGCCTCCGAATCGGAAATCTTAATCTGGGACCTCAACAACCCGGAAACAAGCATGAGTCCCGGCGCCAAGACACAACCGCTGGAGGACGTAAAGAACGTAGCGTGGAACCGGCAGGTGCAGCACATTCTGGCGTCCGTGTTCAGCACGCGCTGCGTTATCTGGGATCTGCGTAAGAGTCAGCAGATCATCAAGCTCTCCGACTCGCAGTCGCGAGTGAGGTGGCACGCTATTGAGTGGCATCCGGAGGCGGCGACGCAGGTGTGGCTGGCTTCCGAGGACGACCAGGCGCCAGTGGTGCAGCTGTGGGATCTGCGATATGCCACGGCTCCAGCCAAAACATACCAGATTCATGAGCGCGGAGTGCTGGGAATGTCGTGGTGCCTGCAGGACAACGATCTGATGGTTTCGTGTGGCAAAGATAACCGCATCTATTGCTGGAACCCCAATACCAAGATTCCTGAGGGAGAAATCCTATCTGAGGTTGCCACCACTGCCTCCTGGTACTCCGATGTGCAGTTTTGCCCACGAAATCCGGCTCTGATAGCTAGCGCCAGCTTGGAGGGAGCAGTTTCCATATACTCTCTACATGGAGGCACTCACCACCTTGTGCAAACCGCCAACAAGATTGCTGACTCGTTTCCGGGCATGGATCAGTTTGCCCAGGAGCCAATTCCACAGCAGGCCACGCAAGTGGTTTACCATGACCTGGCGCACGCTCCCAAATGGATGAAGAGGCCCTGTGGCGTTGCCTTTGGA ttCGGTGGCAAGTTGGTCAGCTTCAATGGAACCTCGAAAACGGTCAAGGTCCAACAGCTAACCACCGAATCCGCCCTTGTGGACCGGGCCAATGCCTTGGAACGCTCTCTGGTCGATGCCAACTATTCGGATTACTGTCGGCAGCGAGCAGACGAGACACCGGATCAGCATGGCCGCTACATCTGGTACTTTATCAAGGCGAACTTCGAGCTTAATCCCAAGGAGGAAATGCTGAACCTTTTGG GCTACAACAAAGACGACATCGATAGCAAGTTCAACAAGTTTATCAAGGAGACGGATGGCAACTCGCATTCGGATGTGGATACTCTGACGACCCGCATCTCGACACTGACCCAT AGCGACTCTTCCGAGGTCGAGTGTGATCAGAGTACAAACTATAGCACCGATAATTCG CAGACGCAAGATAACAAGTTTGATGGCAATGCAATCGACTCACAAAATCACAACGACTTTGCCACTCCCCCAAGGCCGCAATTCAAGGTTCCCAGCGGAGATC ACTCAGATAGCCTGATTGCCGAGGCAATACTCACTGGCAATGTGGACGCTGCCGTGGAGCTCTGTCTGGAGGCGCAGCGCATTCCCGAAGCCCTGATTATTGCCTCAACGGCTGGCATTGAGACTCTGAACCGCACGCAAACGCGCTACCTGCTGCAGCAGAAGAACGAGCTGTCGCACGTGATCTCCGCATTGGTATCCCGCGACTGGCTGGACTTCGTCAACAGATGCACTGTGGACTCGTGGAAGGAGGCCCTGGTGGCCGCGCTCAAGCACAGCGAGCGCAAGGTGGTGGACATCTGCGAGCGACTGGGCGATCGCCTCTTGAGTGAGTGTGCCTCCAGCGCCGAGTTTACGCGCAACGCCATGCTCTGCTACATTTGCGCCGGCAGCATCGACAAACTGGTCACCGCGTGGTACCAGTTGAAGCGGCTGGAGCAGCAGAACCCGGGTTACAAGCCCAACACCACAGAACTGCAGGACTTGGCTGAGATGGTGATGCTGATGTGCAAGTCGTTGGAGCAGCAAGGCATATCCGTGGACTTGGCTGGTCGCTTTGCCGGCTTCCTGACTGAGTACGGCGGTCTTCTTGCGTCGCAGGGTGCTCTGACTGCAGCCCTGCAGTACATTACCACCTTGGGCGGAGGAGCTGCCAGCGAAAGCGATGTTCTGCAGAGCCTGCGAGACCGGATAAACAACGCTGTCAACCTGGACTACACCCAGCCACAGGCACCAGTCGCTGCTGCGCCACACGGCTACCAACAGACGCGCGGTCGGGGATCGTTCTCGCAGCCACAGCCTTCGGCTCCCATTCCCTACGGCCAGCCGCCCAATCAGTATGCACAGCCCAGCTGGCCCACGCAAGTGCCTCCACTACAAACAAGCTACCCAGGAGCCCAGCAGCCTCAGGCTCCGCCACAGATATTCAATCCGCAGCCTGTAAAGCCAGAGCCCCTAGCCCAACCACCGCGCCCACTCAGCAATGCCAGCTCTTCAGGTGGTCCGCCGCCAGCAGGAGGCGCATCATCCTCCGGCGGATCGGGTCTTTCTGGCCGCTCCAAATACGTTTTGGACCCATCTGTAGCAGCTCCAACCAGTTCCTACGGCATGCCGTACAATCCAGTGCCGGCCCCCGTTCCATCGGCGGTTCCATTTGGCGGCGGAGGAGTGCCTGGGCCCGCACCCCAGCCAGCTAGCGTGCCAACGTACAACAGCAACGCATTCAACACGAATCCGATTGCGGCTGCCCAACCTTACAACCCTTCGCCATTCATGCCAGCTCAGCAGAATCAGTTCGTGCCCGGCGTGAATCCCATCGAGACAATGCAACCGCCAGCTGCGCCACCAGTTATCCAGAATGTGCAACGCAATCCCACACCACCACCCGGCTGGAACGATCCTCCTGCACTGAAATCTTCGCGAGCG CCTAAGCCGAAGCCGGTGGTTGAGCCAAGTGCTGCAATCTTCCATCCCCTGTTCCCAGTCGACCCTAATCAAAACCAGAACGGTTATGTGGACCCCTCTCAATATCAG CACGCAGCACCACCTGGAGGAGTGCCCAATACGTACTACAACCCGGCTGCCTTCAACAACaatccccagcagcagcagcagcatcagcaatcATATCTCCAGCCTCAGCAGCCAGCCTCTGGGATTCCGAGCCAGGGAGGACTTCAGCAGCAGAACTGGCAGGGACAACAGCAAACCATTGGCTACACCGAGCAGCCAGCGCCCATCCAGCAACAGCGCCAACCGGCGCCGCCCAAAGAGAAGCCACCACTGCCCGAGGAGTACATCTACTTGCAGACTgtgctggaggagctgaagaACCGCTGCCTGGGCGCGACCAATGATCCG CGCACAAAACGAAAGTTTGTGGATGTTGTCAAGAGGCTCGAAAATCTCTACGACTGCCTGAGAGATGGAAAG CTCACTCCCACCACGGTGCAATATCTGAATCAAATAGTTCAGTACATTCAAATATCCGACTATGCCAATGCCCTGGAAATCCACACGCAAATCGCCTTCGGAACGGACTTTGCGCAGTGCGCGGGCTTCATGCAGGGACTGAAGGTCCTGCTGCAATCCGCATCCGAGCTGCAGTTGGTTCTGCGCTAG
- the LOC6733608 gene encoding protein transport protein Sec31A isoform X2, translated as MKIKELQKTVNIAWSPAQQQQILLAAGTAAQQFDSNANSTLELYSPNFSDATYDLELRASVSSQYKFQKLIWSPVGPHPSGLIVGGCEAGQINIYSADKLLAGKEEPLLKRQDKHTGAVSGLDFNPFQNNLLASCASESEILIWDLNNPETSMSPGAKTQPLEDVKNVAWNRQVQHILASVFSTRCVIWDLRKSQQIIKLSDSQSRVRWHAIEWHPEAATQVWLASEDDQAPVVQLWDLRYATAPAKTYQIHERGVLGMSWCLQDNDLMVSCGKDNRIYCWNPNTKIPEGEILSEVATTASWYSDVQFCPRNPALIASASLEGAVSIYSLHGGTHHLVQTANKIADSFPGMDQFAQEPIPQQATQVVYHDLAHAPKWMKRPCGVAFGFGGKLVSFNGTSKTVKVQQLTTESALVDRANALERSLVDANYSDYCRQRADETPDQHGRYIWYFIKANFELNPKEEMLNLLGYNKDDIDSKFNKFIKETDGNSHSDVDTLTTRISTLTHSDSSEVECDQSTNYSTDNSTQDNKFDGNAIDSQNHNDFATPPRPQFKVPSGDHSDSLIAEAILTGNVDAAVELCLEAQRIPEALIIASTAGIETLNRTQTRYLLQQKNELSHVISALVSRDWLDFVNRCTVDSWKEALVAALKHSERKVVDICERLGDRLLSECASSAEFTRNAMLCYICAGSIDKLVTAWYQLKRLEQQNPGYKPNTTELQDLAEMVMLMCKSLEQQGISVDLAGRFAGFLTEYGGLLASQGALTAALQYITTLGGGAASESDVLQSLRDRINNAVNLDYTQPQAPVAAAPHGYQQTRGRGSFSQPQPSAPIPYGQPPNQYAQPSWPTQVPPLQTSYPGAQQPQAPPQIFNPQPVKPEPLAQPPRPLSNASSSGGPPPAGGASSSGGSGLSGRSKYVLDPSVAAPTSSYGMPYNPVPAPVPSAVPFGGGGVPGPAPQPASVPTYNSNAFNTNPIAAAQPYNPSPFMPAQQNQFVPGVNPIETMQPPAAPPVIQNVQRNPTPPPGWNDPPALKSSRAPKPKPVVEPSAAIFHPLFPVDPNQNQNGYVDPSQYQHAAPPGGVPNTYYNPAAFNNNPQQQQQHQQSYLQPQQPASGIPSQGGLQQQNWQGQQQTIGYTEQPAPIQQQRQPAPPKEKPPLPEEYIYLQTVLEELKNRCLGATNDPRTKRKFVDVVKRLENLYDCLRDGKLTPTTVQYLNQIVQYIQISDYANALEIHTQIAFGTDFAQCAGFMQGLKVLLQSASELQLVLR; from the exons ATGAAGATTAAGGAACTGCAAAAGACGGTGAACATCGCCTGGTCgccggcgcagcagcagcagattcTCCTGGCCGCCGGCACCGCCGCCCAACAATTCGATTCCAATGCCAATTCCACTCTGGAGTTGTACTCCCCGAACTTCAGCGATGCCACATACGATCTGGAGCTGAGGGCCAGCGTGTCCAGCCAGTACAA GTTCCAAAAACTCATCTGGAGCCCAGTGGGACCACACCCCAGTGGCCTGATTGTGGGCGGCTGCGAGGCGGGGCAGATCAACATATACTCAGCCGACAAGCTGCTAGCCGGCAAGGAGGAGCCGCTTCTGAAGCGCCAGGACAAGCACACAGGCGCCGTTAGCGGGTTGGACTTCAATCCCTTCCAGAACAACCTGCTGGCCTCATGCGCCTCCGAATCGGAAATCTTAATCTGGGACCTCAACAACCCGGAAACAAGCATGAGTCCCGGCGCCAAGACACAACCGCTGGAGGACGTAAAGAACGTAGCGTGGAACCGGCAGGTGCAGCACATTCTGGCGTCCGTGTTCAGCACGCGCTGCGTTATCTGGGATCTGCGTAAGAGTCAGCAGATCATCAAGCTCTCCGACTCGCAGTCGCGAGTGAGGTGGCACGCTATTGAGTGGCATCCGGAGGCGGCGACGCAGGTGTGGCTGGCTTCCGAGGACGACCAGGCGCCAGTGGTGCAGCTGTGGGATCTGCGATATGCCACGGCTCCAGCCAAAACATACCAGATTCATGAGCGCGGAGTGCTGGGAATGTCGTGGTGCCTGCAGGACAACGATCTGATGGTTTCGTGTGGCAAAGATAACCGCATCTATTGCTGGAACCCCAATACCAAGATTCCTGAGGGAGAAATCCTATCTGAGGTTGCCACCACTGCCTCCTGGTACTCCGATGTGCAGTTTTGCCCACGAAATCCGGCTCTGATAGCTAGCGCCAGCTTGGAGGGAGCAGTTTCCATATACTCTCTACATGGAGGCACTCACCACCTTGTGCAAACCGCCAACAAGATTGCTGACTCGTTTCCGGGCATGGATCAGTTTGCCCAGGAGCCAATTCCACAGCAGGCCACGCAAGTGGTTTACCATGACCTGGCGCACGCTCCCAAATGGATGAAGAGGCCCTGTGGCGTTGCCTTTGGA ttCGGTGGCAAGTTGGTCAGCTTCAATGGAACCTCGAAAACGGTCAAGGTCCAACAGCTAACCACCGAATCCGCCCTTGTGGACCGGGCCAATGCCTTGGAACGCTCTCTGGTCGATGCCAACTATTCGGATTACTGTCGGCAGCGAGCAGACGAGACACCGGATCAGCATGGCCGCTACATCTGGTACTTTATCAAGGCGAACTTCGAGCTTAATCCCAAGGAGGAAATGCTGAACCTTTTGG GCTACAACAAAGACGACATCGATAGCAAGTTCAACAAGTTTATCAAGGAGACGGATGGCAACTCGCATTCGGATGTGGATACTCTGACGACCCGCATCTCGACACTGACCCAT AGCGACTCTTCCGAGGTCGAGTGTGATCAGAGTACAAACTATAGCACCGATAATTCG ACGCAAGATAACAAGTTTGATGGCAATGCAATCGACTCACAAAATCACAACGACTTTGCCACTCCCCCAAGGCCGCAATTCAAGGTTCCCAGCGGAGATC ACTCAGATAGCCTGATTGCCGAGGCAATACTCACTGGCAATGTGGACGCTGCCGTGGAGCTCTGTCTGGAGGCGCAGCGCATTCCCGAAGCCCTGATTATTGCCTCAACGGCTGGCATTGAGACTCTGAACCGCACGCAAACGCGCTACCTGCTGCAGCAGAAGAACGAGCTGTCGCACGTGATCTCCGCATTGGTATCCCGCGACTGGCTGGACTTCGTCAACAGATGCACTGTGGACTCGTGGAAGGAGGCCCTGGTGGCCGCGCTCAAGCACAGCGAGCGCAAGGTGGTGGACATCTGCGAGCGACTGGGCGATCGCCTCTTGAGTGAGTGTGCCTCCAGCGCCGAGTTTACGCGCAACGCCATGCTCTGCTACATTTGCGCCGGCAGCATCGACAAACTGGTCACCGCGTGGTACCAGTTGAAGCGGCTGGAGCAGCAGAACCCGGGTTACAAGCCCAACACCACAGAACTGCAGGACTTGGCTGAGATGGTGATGCTGATGTGCAAGTCGTTGGAGCAGCAAGGCATATCCGTGGACTTGGCTGGTCGCTTTGCCGGCTTCCTGACTGAGTACGGCGGTCTTCTTGCGTCGCAGGGTGCTCTGACTGCAGCCCTGCAGTACATTACCACCTTGGGCGGAGGAGCTGCCAGCGAAAGCGATGTTCTGCAGAGCCTGCGAGACCGGATAAACAACGCTGTCAACCTGGACTACACCCAGCCACAGGCACCAGTCGCTGCTGCGCCACACGGCTACCAACAGACGCGCGGTCGGGGATCGTTCTCGCAGCCACAGCCTTCGGCTCCCATTCCCTACGGCCAGCCGCCCAATCAGTATGCACAGCCCAGCTGGCCCACGCAAGTGCCTCCACTACAAACAAGCTACCCAGGAGCCCAGCAGCCTCAGGCTCCGCCACAGATATTCAATCCGCAGCCTGTAAAGCCAGAGCCCCTAGCCCAACCACCGCGCCCACTCAGCAATGCCAGCTCTTCAGGTGGTCCGCCGCCAGCAGGAGGCGCATCATCCTCCGGCGGATCGGGTCTTTCTGGCCGCTCCAAATACGTTTTGGACCCATCTGTAGCAGCTCCAACCAGTTCCTACGGCATGCCGTACAATCCAGTGCCGGCCCCCGTTCCATCGGCGGTTCCATTTGGCGGCGGAGGAGTGCCTGGGCCCGCACCCCAGCCAGCTAGCGTGCCAACGTACAACAGCAACGCATTCAACACGAATCCGATTGCGGCTGCCCAACCTTACAACCCTTCGCCATTCATGCCAGCTCAGCAGAATCAGTTCGTGCCCGGCGTGAATCCCATCGAGACAATGCAACCGCCAGCTGCGCCACCAGTTATCCAGAATGTGCAACGCAATCCCACACCACCACCCGGCTGGAACGATCCTCCTGCACTGAAATCTTCGCGAGCG CCTAAGCCGAAGCCGGTGGTTGAGCCAAGTGCTGCAATCTTCCATCCCCTGTTCCCAGTCGACCCTAATCAAAACCAGAACGGTTATGTGGACCCCTCTCAATATCAG CACGCAGCACCACCTGGAGGAGTGCCCAATACGTACTACAACCCGGCTGCCTTCAACAACaatccccagcagcagcagcagcatcagcaatcATATCTCCAGCCTCAGCAGCCAGCCTCTGGGATTCCGAGCCAGGGAGGACTTCAGCAGCAGAACTGGCAGGGACAACAGCAAACCATTGGCTACACCGAGCAGCCAGCGCCCATCCAGCAACAGCGCCAACCGGCGCCGCCCAAAGAGAAGCCACCACTGCCCGAGGAGTACATCTACTTGCAGACTgtgctggaggagctgaagaACCGCTGCCTGGGCGCGACCAATGATCCG CGCACAAAACGAAAGTTTGTGGATGTTGTCAAGAGGCTCGAAAATCTCTACGACTGCCTGAGAGATGGAAAG CTCACTCCCACCACGGTGCAATATCTGAATCAAATAGTTCAGTACATTCAAATATCCGACTATGCCAATGCCCTGGAAATCCACACGCAAATCGCCTTCGGAACGGACTTTGCGCAGTGCGCGGGCTTCATGCAGGGACTGAAGGTCCTGCTGCAATCCGCATCCGAGCTGCAGTTGGTTCTGCGCTAG